The Pectinophora gossypiella chromosome 10, ilPecGoss1.1, whole genome shotgun sequence genome contains a region encoding:
- the LOC126370450 gene encoding uncharacterized protein LOC126370450 translates to MDKQIDNSIPPAGTPSERPRPSSEGKPHTYTAGGKDCFVGRQDAGLREHDTGNENGSRVGLSFEVRKEEEQKVEGRELRSRRNTFYPAFAESGVVASASAPSPLPEAMVVLERIPIPEIEGTIDMEVEAEKEASSAGTDTSLVTVRSRSGSPETRSRFWAEEGPKRRRLTMASSESASPSGSDGGGEASVTKGRARRSTSGKFVGLSKAQAYVNAAKKEFQKTQAAEEIAEFAKRTLQARVTRLSESSSGCENEAPHQDINQQVLGALEVVEKVASKSGNLKGTSVRALRDAKSSIRAAFDVLLERTSTDVTRQLQADNARILADNVRLQAQMASLQNDLINMRVEMELLRKVQGASVPSPAPPMELPAAPQTTRGKKRPEVASLSASNEDELARTIMVQVGTMVNARLEALEGRLLPEKRLRPPLSVDSKRSEASPVAKATPVQTQPTVVSGGATTARSAAAEAKEKRTKKKKKPKKKKKASADQQAAAPRVPRPIPPAPSTMEVPWNVVARKGTKKVTPTLTKSGPVKLRPPRTAAVVLTLQPGAEEKGASYAGVLAEARSKIKLDEMGIGAVRFRRAVTGARILEVSGTSSIEKADSLAQKLREALNEDVVRINRPTKMAEMRITGLDDSVTAEDLVAAVARVGQCASDQIKPGEIRRDKTGLGSVWLRCPVSAAKKVSEGGRLLVGWVAAQVKLLETRPMRCYRCLEPGHVRASCVSEVDRSDLCYRCGQPGHIGQKCSAAPHCTICEAAGKPADHRMGSCITPSKRKNGRKKAGAGPKIPPQPVRANAEARAEVESTMAID, encoded by the coding sequence ATGGATAAGCAGATCGATAATTCTATTCCGCCGGCGGGCACTCCAAGCGAGCGACCCCGCCCCTCTTCGGAGGGCAAGCCCCATACGTATACGGCGGGGGGCAAAGACTGCTTCGTAGGTCGGCAAGATGCCGGCCTCCGTGAACACGACACAGGCAATGAAAATGGCTCACGAGTAGGTTTAAGTTTCGAAGTAAGGAAAGAGGAGGAACAGAAGGTAGAAGGGCGGGAATTGCGAAGCCGTAGGAACACCTTCTACCCGGCTTTCGCTGAATCCGGAGTGGTCGCTAGCGCGTCAGCACCATCACCGCTTCCCGAAGCGATGGTGGTTCTGGAGCGTATCCCAATACCGGAGATTGAGGGGACGATCGACATGGAAGTCGAAGCTGAGAAGGAGGCATCGTCTGCTGGGACGGATACCAGCCTGGTCACAGTACGATCCAGGTCGGGGTCCCCCGAGACGAGGAGCCGCTTCTGGGCAGAGGAGGGCCCAAAGAGGCGTCGCCTGACGATGGCATCGTCGGAGTCGGCATCGCCTTCGGGCAGTGATGGAGGTGGAGAGGCGTCTGTCACCAAAGGCAGAGCTCGCCGCTCCACATCCGGGAAATTCGTCGGCCTGTCCAAGGCACAGGCATACGTCAACGCCGCGAAGAAGGAGTTTCAAAAAACTCAAGCCGCGGAGGAGATCGCAGAGTTCGCCAAACGAACTCTTCAGGCCAGGGTGACGCGCCTGTCAGAATCCTCCTCTGGGTGTGAGAACGAGGCTCCTCACCAGGACATCAACCAGCAGGTGCTGGGCGCCCTGGAGGTGGTAGAAAAGGTAGCCAGCAAATCCGGCAACCTGAAGGGCACATCAGTGCGAGCGCTGAGAGACGCAAAGTCGTCGATCAGAGCTGCCTTTGATGTGCTCTTAGAGAGGACCTCCACCGATGTTACGAGGCAACTGCAGGCGGACAATGCCCGCATACTAGCGGACAATGTCCGTCTGCAGGCCCAAATGGCCAGCCTCCAAAATGACCTCATCAACATGAGGGTGGAGATGGAGTTGTTGAGGAAGGTGCAGGGCGCCTCTGTACCATCTCCGGCACCGCCTATGGAGCTGCCTGCTGCACCGCAGACTACTCGCGGCAAAAAGCGGCCAGAAGTGGCCTCTCTGTCCGCCAGCAACGAGGATGAGTTGGCGCGAACCATCATGGTCCAAGTAGGGACGATGGTTAACGCTCGTTTGGAGGCCCTAGAGGGCAGACTTCTCCCGGAGAAGCGATTGCGTCCGCCGCTGTCAGTTGACAGCAAGCGGTCTGAAGCCTCTCCAGTGGCCAAAGCAACCCCGGTACAGACGCAGCCTACCGTGGTGTCAGGCGGAGCCACAACAGCTCGCTCTGCCGCAGCAGAGGCCAAGGAGAAgaggacgaagaagaagaaaaagccgaagaagaagaaaaaggcCAGCGCTGACCAACAAGCGGCTGCGCCTCGTGTCCCTCGACCGATTCCCCCGGCGCCCTCCACAATGGAGGTGCCGTGGAACGTTGTTGCCAGAAAGGGCACAAAGAAGGTCACCCCCACTCTGACAAAGAGTGGCCCGGTCAAGCTGCGTCCTCCTCGGACGGCGGCCGTTGTTCTGACGCTACAACCGGGCGCGGAGGAAAAGGGGGCCTCTTATGCTGGCGTGTTGGCTGAGGCCAGATCCAAGATAAAGTTGGACGAGATGGGCATAGGGGCAGTCCGGTTTCGACGAGCTGTGACCGGGGCCCGCATCCTAGAGGTGTCCGGCACCTCTAGCATTGAAAAGGCGGACTCCCTCGCGCAAAAGCTGAGGGAGGCGCTAAATGAGGACGTGGTCCGAATTAATCGGCCTACAAAAATGGCAGAGATGCGCATCACGGGCTTGGACGACTCggtcaccgctgaggacttggTGGCAGCGGTGGCTCGAGTTGGTCAATGCGCTTCCGACCAGATAAAGCCTGGTGAAATTCGCCGGGATAAAACTGGCCTCGGCTCGGTGTGGTTGCGGTGCCCGGTGTCTGCTGCAAAAAAGGTGTCTGAGGGTGGAAGACTACTGGTCGGTTGGGTGGCAGCTCAAGTGAAGCTGCTTGAGACCCGACCGATGCGGTGCTACCGATGCCTGGAGCCGGGACACGTCAGGGCATCATGCGTCTCAGAGGTGGACCGTAGCGATCTCTGCTACCGCTGCGGACAGCCTGGTCACATAGGCCAAAAGTGCTCAGCCGCGCCCCACTGCACTATCTGTGAGGCAGCCGGCAAGCCTGCGGATCATCGGATGGGCTCATGTATCACCCCATCCAAACGCAAGAACGGAAGGAAGAAGGCTGGCGCTGGACCCAAGATCCCCCCGCAGCCTGTCCGAGCAAATGCTGAAGCCCGGGCCGAGGTGGAATCGACAATGGCCATTGATTAA